Proteins encoded in a region of the Clostridium beijerinckii genome:
- a CDS encoding phage head morphogenesis protein: MNNNKGANFIQSLYNDVTDQLKDVYKEQKKNKDDLLKEIANVMLTYTIVDAIMKLSAEEQSTLGNKFLILITGFAKSQGTLTNRVTTDILKDTVNNTFDYYSYNANLKDVEKIINNHYKGQHFSSRVWKNEQEVAEYLHGQVQDFLKGKINVNQIKNNIEETYGNNAYEVRRLVETEVSRCQNEAFDRFCMETDVKKVKYNAVLEACEKCKPFDGKLYDFDKKPYLPRHPFCRCFYEIIE, from the coding sequence ATGAACAATAATAAGGGAGCCAATTTTATACAAAGTCTTTACAATGATGTCACTGATCAGTTGAAAGATGTCTATAAAGAACAAAAGAAAAATAAAGATGATTTACTTAAAGAAATTGCAAATGTAATGCTAACTTATACAATAGTTGATGCAATAATGAAGTTAAGTGCTGAAGAGCAAAGTACATTAGGTAATAAGTTTCTTATTTTGATTACTGGATTTGCTAAAAGTCAAGGTACTCTTACAAATAGAGTTACTACTGATATATTAAAAGATACAGTAAATAATACTTTTGATTATTACAGTTATAATGCTAATTTGAAAGATGTTGAAAAAATTATTAATAATCATTATAAAGGACAACATTTCTCAAGCAGAGTATGGAAAAATGAACAAGAAGTTGCTGAATATCTTCATGGCCAAGTACAGGATTTTCTCAAAGGAAAAATTAATGTAAATCAGATTAAAAATAATATTGAAGAAACTTATGGTAATAATGCATATGAGGTAAGAAGGTTAGTTGAAACAGAAGTTTCAAGGTGTCAAAATGAGGCATTTGATAGATTTTGCATGGAAACAGATGTTAAAAAGGTTAAATATAATGCTGTGCTAGAAGCATGTGAAAAGTGTAAGCCATTTGATGGTAAACTATATGACTTTGATAAAAAGCCTTATTTGCCAAGACATCCATTCTGCAGATGTTTTTATGAAATAATTGAATAA
- a CDS encoding DUF4355 domain-containing protein has translation MIKSELLKKIEAAKDDEDINNLLKGTDIEEQFKGEEPTLDVFKGKIKSDKVFQQFMDSERDTYHSKALKTMKEKGTWESEFGDALKEKYPELVKDPVQIELAKERKAREELETKLARKDLLADAIKYANEKGIKIKSIDRYLGEDLDSTKANLDELAEDWSKGLESVVNERLKSSSYVPGGSNPDGSKISIGASIAQRNNKSTTAASDPWASK, from the coding sequence ATGATTAAATCTGAATTATTAAAGAAAATTGAAGCAGCTAAAGATGATGAAGATATTAATAACCTTTTAAAGGGAACTGATATTGAAGAACAATTTAAAGGCGAAGAACCTACTCTTGATGTTTTTAAGGGAAAAATTAAATCTGATAAGGTATTTCAACAATTTATGGATAGTGAAAGAGATACTTATCATTCAAAAGCTTTAAAAACAATGAAAGAAAAAGGAACTTGGGAATCTGAATTTGGAGATGCTTTAAAAGAAAAATATCCTGAATTAGTTAAAGATCCAGTGCAAATTGAATTAGCTAAGGAAAGAAAGGCTAGAGAGGAACTTGAAACTAAATTAGCAAGAAAAGATTTATTAGCTGATGCAATTAAATATGCAAATGAAAAAGGAATTAAAATCAAATCTATAGATAGATATTTAGGTGAAGACTTAGATTCGACTAAAGCTAATTTAGATGAATTAGCAGAGGATTGGTCAAAAGGATTAGAATCTGTAGTTAATGAAAGATTGAAATCTAGTTCATATGTTCCAGGTGGATCTAATCCGGATGGTTCAAAAATATCAATTGGTGCCTCAATAGCACAGAGGAATAATAAATCAACTACTGCTGCAAGTGATCCTTGGGCAAGTAAATAG
- a CDS encoding major capsid protein, with product MPRIEEVFNTSELINYFKERQVTPMLGESLFPERKIQDIEFDMILGTGGLPVSAEVHAYDTKTQLASREAIEKGVASLALIKRQIKIAEKEIIKIQNPRTDAELAFVLSQIYNDAEKMTDSVKVRIEAMRMELLSSGKIAINENGIKVTVDYKVPSDNQKSFTWKTPATDTPLDDLENLASAIETTSGYRPTRALTSRKIVKTICSCATVRSAIYGVNSDKIVTLAALNELLVQLELPQILVYEGKFKKEGVKGFTTNRYFPENKIAMFGDETLGETIYGLTAEEVKLLGDGSMGCNNGCCMDEATLLENKIFVGTYTSIDPVGEFTKAVATALPTLPHGEELGIGTISFI from the coding sequence ATGCCAAGAATAGAAGAAGTATTTAACACAAGTGAATTAATAAACTATTTTAAAGAAAGACAAGTCACTCCAATGCTTGGGGAAAGTTTATTCCCAGAAAGAAAAATTCAAGATATTGAATTTGACATGATTTTAGGAACTGGTGGACTTCCGGTAAGTGCAGAAGTACATGCTTATGATACCAAAACTCAATTAGCATCTAGAGAAGCAATTGAAAAAGGTGTTGCAAGCTTAGCTCTTATCAAAAGACAAATTAAAATAGCTGAAAAAGAAATAATTAAAATCCAAAATCCAAGAACAGATGCTGAATTAGCTTTTGTCCTATCACAAATTTATAATGATGCTGAAAAAATGACTGACTCAGTAAAGGTTAGAATTGAAGCAATGAGAATGGAATTACTTTCAAGTGGTAAAATCGCTATTAACGAGAATGGTATCAAAGTAACTGTAGATTACAAAGTCCCATCAGATAACCAAAAATCATTTACTTGGAAGACACCAGCTACAGATACACCACTTGATGATTTAGAAAATTTAGCGTCTGCAATAGAAACTACTTCAGGATATAGACCGACAAGAGCACTTACATCAAGAAAGATTGTAAAAACAATTTGTTCTTGTGCTACCGTAAGATCTGCAATATATGGAGTTAATTCAGACAAGATTGTAACTTTAGCAGCATTAAATGAACTATTAGTGCAATTAGAATTGCCTCAAATTTTAGTTTATGAAGGTAAGTTTAAAAAAGAAGGTGTTAAAGGATTTACAACTAATAGATACTTCCCAGAAAATAAGATTGCTATGTTTGGTGATGAAACATTAGGAGAAACAATCTATGGATTAACAGCTGAGGAAGTAAAACTTCTTGGTGATGGTAGTATGGGATGCAATAATGGTTGTTGTATGGATGAGGCTACTTTATTAGAAAATAAAATATTTGTTGGAACTTATACATCTATTGATCCAGTAGGAGAATTTACAAAGGCAGTTGCTACAGCATTACCTACATTGCCTCATGGTGAAGAATTAGGTATTGGAACAATTTCATTTATTTAG
- a CDS encoding DUF6751 family protein — MVLFPNTDITIYNKYFDKSSGLDKYQRTVIEGVNWSSKTKLVIGKTVGDKGATVTDVTLIIIDKLDNYIPPKQFKSLPDADRINYFTFGLGDKIVKGNINFEVTKIADLDKNYDDVVTVTAAKLLSRHWEVEAE, encoded by the coding sequence ATGGTTTTATTCCCAAATACAGATATAACAATTTACAATAAATATTTTGATAAAAGTTCTGGCTTAGATAAATATCAAAGGACTGTGATAGAAGGAGTAAATTGGAGTTCTAAAACGAAGTTAGTTATAGGTAAAACTGTCGGAGATAAAGGAGCTACTGTAACTGATGTAACACTAATAATAATTGATAAATTAGATAATTATATTCCACCCAAACAATTCAAAAGTTTACCTGATGCTGATAGGATTAATTATTTTACTTTTGGCCTTGGAGATAAAATCGTAAAAGGCAATATTAATTTTGAGGTTACTAAGATAGCAGATCTTGATAAAAATTATGATGATGTAGTTACAGTTACTGCAGCAAAACTATTATCCAGACACTGGGAGGTGGAAGCCGAGTAA
- a CDS encoding minor capsid protein: protein MGFKIEINTQEILRKRGLNEDGSAQILFTKECAKAMNNYVPFLTGRLKDMSVELGNDFVAYNAPYAAKQYYTNEGNGTQGESAGGLRGKLWDKRMWPQQGNQILKTVANSVGGRAE from the coding sequence ATGGGATTTAAAATTGAAATAAATACACAGGAAATTCTTAGAAAAAGGGGACTTAATGAAGATGGTTCAGCACAAATTTTATTCACTAAGGAATGTGCTAAAGCCATGAATAATTATGTCCCTTTTCTTACTGGTAGATTAAAGGATATGAGTGTTGAATTAGGTAATGACTTTGTTGCCTACAATGCTCCATATGCAGCTAAACAGTACTATACTAACGAAGGTAACGGAACACAAGGAGAAAGCGCTGGTGGATTAAGAGGAAAGTTGTGGGATAAAAGAATGTGGCCACAACAAGGTAATCAAATATTAAAAACTGTAGCAAATTCTGTAGGAGGTCGTGCTGAATGA
- a CDS encoding chloramphenicol resistance protein — protein sequence MIIDSIRKFILTCPFLNGSSDGGIRLNVNYLGEDSTVYSIEEIPCDPVLNNYINGDSSRQFQFIFCSREPYGSDIMQNLANSDFYEDFANWIEEQNLIGNFPTLEGKCRSEEIKVTSPGYAFQVDTDKARYQIELRLKYLKKRK from the coding sequence ATGATAATTGATAGTATAAGAAAATTCATTCTAACATGTCCTTTTCTTAATGGATCGAGTGATGGAGGAATTAGATTAAATGTAAATTATCTGGGCGAAGATTCTACAGTTTATTCAATAGAGGAAATTCCATGTGATCCGGTTCTTAATAACTACATAAATGGAGATTCTTCAAGGCAGTTTCAATTTATATTTTGTAGTAGAGAACCCTATGGTTCAGATATTATGCAAAATCTAGCTAACTCAGATTTTTATGAGGACTTTGCAAATTGGATTGAAGAGCAAAACTTGATCGGAAATTTTCCGACTCTTGAAGGAAAGTGTAGAAGCGAAGAAATAAAGGTTACAAGCCCCGGCTATGCATTTCAAGTAGACACGGATAAGGCTAGATATCAAATCGAATTGAGACTTAAATACTTAAAAAAGAGAAAATAA
- a CDS encoding bacteriophage Gp15 family protein — protein sequence MSILLKKLPEYVLIDGAEVKINTDFRFSIKFEQLFNDESLDDEEIFTRALEIYYPNIPVNINQAIEQMLWFYRCGKDVVKNKKTTSSKEDIYNFDYDGDKIYSAFLDQYGVDLQETNLHWWKFKAMFNSLKEDNEISKIMSIRAMDLNKITDKNMKDHYTKIKKLYAIPRSKEEVKHNKNLATILKRGGDLSELQE from the coding sequence ATGAGTATATTACTAAAGAAATTGCCCGAATATGTTTTAATAGATGGAGCGGAAGTCAAAATAAATACAGACTTCCGTTTTTCTATTAAGTTTGAGCAATTATTTAATGACGAATCATTAGATGATGAAGAAATATTTACTAGAGCATTAGAGATTTATTACCCTAACATTCCGGTGAATATAAATCAAGCTATAGAGCAGATGCTTTGGTTTTACAGATGTGGCAAAGATGTAGTTAAGAATAAAAAAACAACTTCAAGTAAGGAAGATATTTATAATTTTGATTATGATGGAGATAAAATTTATAGTGCATTTTTAGACCAATATGGAGTAGATCTACAAGAAACAAATCTTCATTGGTGGAAATTTAAAGCTATGTTTAATTCTCTAAAAGAAGATAATGAGATATCGAAAATAATGTCTATAAGGGCTATGGATTTAAACAAAATTACAGATAAAAATATGAAAGATCATTATACAAAAATAAAAAAATTATATGCAATACCACGAAGTAAAGAAGAGGTTAAACATAACAAGAATTTGGCTACTATTTTAAAACGTGGTGGAGATTTATCAGAATTGCAAGAGTAA
- a CDS encoding phage tail tape measure protein, whose protein sequence is MANDGRIIIDTKLDTKGFEKDVETASKKAANDLGNGIEKAMNKAEKSMKSASTAFNGKQLAKELDNVGKTIKNTTDKIELEKKKLFELKEAFEKATNPTKKNAIEKQMLQAEASIIKLENKLNGLKDKQVNLKVKMDGLNGLDGEFKSAEMSATKSLDNIEKKAKQTGRDIKNNLSNIDIGKGISNIGESISGVGDKLTTRVTLPILGLGAAAAKIGMDFDSGMSRVKAISGATREEFTKLHDQALQLGADTAFSAKQAAEGMENLASAGFSTEEIMQAMPGMLDLAASSGEDLSNSSDIAASTLRGFGLEADKAGHVADVLAKNAAATNAAVGDTGEALKFIAPAAHAAGISLEETTAAIGILANSGIKGTMAGTTLRSILTRLASPAKEAADAMELIGFKAFDARGKMLPLSGIINNLTKSLKGKTDQQKQDYIATIFGQEAMSGLLTLVDAGSGQLDDLTTSYKNADGAAKDMAKTMQDNSKSAIEQMTGSLETTAIKLEEDFAPVIIQICNEIQNLANAFSDLSPEQQEFYAKTLLAIAAGGPALKLVGGLTSGIGGLIGGVSKLAALLTPVAAVTTEVGATTAASTGGIAAFGGSLATIAPVAIPVIAALAALGVGAAAVATANDQMGDKLTRTTDDMTEWQKAINGMTGYTFKSKKELQDLGIEYKEFGSNISDNFKKKVEESTDTLHKFELFLKTINLDGIITDSESSDFNNQINKMVNDAISTINSKKAESSKSLSDLFKLDDNAIDATEQKVLDTISKGYDNQISQENQLKTEILAIKQKAVNEKRALNEQEIKDVQDKTNKIKEIELNSVGGTAEEKAYSKNEFGARVETVSATDASKLLQDKRKALDEENIKIKASYDTQIDMLKANLSTADGENAAAIQAEIDKFTKLRDDKTKLKSEEWEEYINILRQKNPEALALINTFNGEELTKGDLIAQQKLTTMKQTYDGLSNIVKSGTYELENTQTKSMETVTVTVDEGTGKITGAYSSTSGQVAGYTEQMAKDNAELGRSHAKLAAECQLAMNNLSGSHINASGEIRNSSGQIVGSLKDIVTENGHVVSGIYDLNGTPIKIETNADGTISNLTDVIEKISQIPKGTQTDIKINGEEINTIDKAKQKIDEISASNPETTIKINGEETANAEEAKAKLDEITKSNPNAKIVIESSEADSKVDTTTKKVDDLNGKKADATVTVDVGKSLTLLDDIKNLFNWITGRKATATVDVNANTGDATPRYTGTSGGSDGLITKDEHGYEFTTGENELYYLGAGTGILDHGSSVNAMKKDVSNAVDSRFGVVVNKLLSAMSSQNNLLGNISSNTKESAKNGIQLNEKLANGVINQMNSTTGSFTGLEQQIRQAQYAVDNANIMSIDNNEAYAKAKAELDRLNNLTSNERKALGDDEYQRQKDYAEKAVETAKQAAELEIEVAKNTAKKKQEIAEQNKNALAKIAEATTTAIKNQLTKEKEAAEKVINDELSNMEKSYNKKVEALENRTKSKSDKLDKQIAELEQQSTDDSRYKERTDANNNINVLKTKMANTASEADKRAIALEIKDAQNELKEKEDAWDIEDQKAALEKEKSLLSEKEDNEKKSLEKEYTRQKEAKQKELKNVDAYYDKLLETDSINAQARYRILNDSQQDLVNLLNSYAPKWQDSGQSLADSLINGLNSQQTSTEDAVRNLISIRSSRSSSSDSTTGYASGTSYNPYAGLYNVDENNKFEISSSDDAVAYVSKGAAIKNHMQSEQFIKSEIAKQVGLMKSAVMQSQMDMARSLGGLIAKATTNNTKTEIYQPQLNIQEYHQHTNMDAEQLADEFNVMAYKQKKS, encoded by the coding sequence ATGGCTAATGATGGAAGAATAATTATTGACACCAAGCTTGATACCAAAGGATTTGAAAAAGATGTTGAAACTGCCAGTAAGAAAGCTGCTAATGACTTAGGAAATGGTATTGAAAAAGCCATGAATAAAGCTGAAAAGTCTATGAAGAGCGCAAGCACAGCCTTTAATGGTAAACAGCTTGCAAAGGAACTGGATAATGTAGGGAAAACAATAAAAAACACTACAGATAAAATAGAATTAGAAAAAAAGAAATTATTCGAATTAAAAGAAGCCTTTGAAAAAGCTACTAATCCAACTAAAAAAAATGCAATTGAAAAACAAATGCTTCAAGCGGAAGCAAGCATTATAAAACTTGAAAATAAACTTAATGGATTAAAAGATAAACAAGTTAATCTGAAAGTTAAAATGGATGGACTAAACGGTTTAGATGGAGAATTTAAAAGCGCTGAAATGTCAGCTACTAAATCTTTAGACAATATAGAAAAGAAAGCAAAACAAACAGGAAGAGATATTAAGAACAATCTTTCTAATATAGATATTGGAAAAGGTATATCTAACATAGGTGAATCTATTTCTGGAGTTGGTGATAAGCTAACAACTAGAGTTACATTACCTATACTTGGATTAGGTGCTGCTGCAGCAAAAATTGGTATGGACTTCGATTCTGGAATGAGTAGAGTTAAAGCTATTTCTGGAGCTACTAGAGAAGAATTTACAAAATTGCATGACCAGGCATTACAACTTGGAGCAGATACAGCCTTTAGCGCTAAGCAAGCAGCTGAGGGTATGGAGAATCTAGCAAGTGCAGGTTTTTCTACTGAAGAAATAATGCAAGCCATGCCTGGTATGTTAGACCTTGCAGCAAGTAGCGGAGAAGATCTATCTAACAGCTCTGATATTGCAGCTTCAACATTACGTGGATTTGGATTGGAAGCTGATAAAGCAGGACATGTAGCCGATGTATTAGCTAAAAATGCAGCGGCTACAAATGCAGCAGTCGGAGATACAGGAGAAGCACTTAAGTTTATAGCTCCAGCAGCACATGCAGCGGGAATAAGCTTAGAAGAGACTACCGCAGCTATTGGAATACTTGCTAATAGTGGTATCAAGGGAACTATGGCTGGTACTACGCTAAGAAGTATATTGACCAGACTTGCAAGCCCAGCTAAAGAAGCAGCAGATGCAATGGAGTTAATAGGGTTTAAAGCTTTTGATGCTCGAGGTAAGATGTTACCTTTAAGTGGAATTATAAACAATTTAACTAAATCATTAAAGGGTAAGACAGATCAACAAAAACAAGATTATATTGCTACTATTTTTGGACAAGAAGCTATGTCCGGTTTATTGACTTTAGTTGATGCCGGTTCAGGTCAATTAGATGATTTAACAACAAGTTATAAAAATGCAGATGGTGCAGCTAAAGATATGGCTAAAACCATGCAAGATAATAGTAAAAGTGCTATTGAGCAGATGACAGGAAGTTTAGAAACAACAGCGATAAAACTAGAAGAAGATTTTGCACCAGTTATAATTCAAATTTGTAACGAAATTCAGAATCTAGCAAACGCCTTTTCTGATTTAAGCCCCGAGCAACAAGAATTTTACGCTAAAACATTATTAGCAATTGCAGCGGGAGGCCCTGCGTTAAAATTAGTTGGTGGGTTAACAAGTGGTATCGGTGGCTTGATAGGTGGAGTTAGCAAACTAGCTGCCCTATTAACGCCAGTTGCAGCAGTTACAACGGAAGTTGGAGCAACAACAGCAGCAAGCACAGGAGGTATTGCAGCGTTTGGGGGATCATTAGCAACAATAGCACCTGTAGCAATTCCCGTTATTGCAGCTTTGGCAGCATTAGGAGTTGGAGCGGCAGCAGTTGCAACAGCTAACGACCAAATGGGAGATAAATTAACACGTACTACAGACGATATGACAGAATGGCAAAAAGCTATTAACGGAATGACAGGATATACATTTAAATCTAAAAAAGAATTGCAAGACTTGGGGATTGAATATAAAGAGTTTGGTTCTAATATTTCAGATAATTTTAAGAAAAAAGTAGAAGAATCCACAGATACATTGCATAAATTTGAATTATTTTTAAAGACTATAAACCTAGACGGAATAATAACAGATTCCGAAAGCTCTGATTTTAACAATCAAATCAATAAGATGGTTAATGATGCAATATCTACTATAAATTCTAAAAAAGCAGAGTCTAGCAAGTCTTTAAGTGATTTGTTTAAATTAGATGATAATGCTATAGATGCTACAGAACAAAAGGTATTAGACACTATTTCTAAAGGTTATGATAACCAAATATCACAAGAGAACCAATTAAAAACAGAAATATTAGCAATAAAGCAAAAAGCGGTAAATGAAAAAAGAGCATTAAATGAACAAGAAATAAAAGATGTGCAAGACAAGACAAATAAAATAAAAGAAATTGAATTAAATTCAGTAGGTGGAACAGCAGAAGAAAAGGCATACTCTAAAAATGAGTTTGGCGCAAGAGTTGAAACAGTAAGCGCAACAGATGCTTCAAAACTATTACAAGATAAAAGAAAAGCTTTAGATGAAGAAAATATAAAAATAAAAGCTAGTTATGATACTCAAATAGATATGTTGAAAGCAAATTTATCTACAGCAGATGGAGAGAACGCAGCAGCAATTCAAGCTGAAATAGATAAATTCACCAAGTTGCGTGATGATAAAACAAAATTGAAAAGTGAAGAATGGGAAGAGTACATAAATATATTGAGACAAAAGAATCCCGAAGCACTTGCGCTAATAAACACTTTTAACGGTGAAGAACTAACCAAAGGAGACTTAATAGCACAACAAAAATTAACAACTATGAAACAAACATACGACGGACTAAGCAACATAGTTAAAAGTGGTACATATGAGTTAGAGAATACACAGACTAAAAGTATGGAAACAGTAACGGTTACAGTAGATGAAGGAACAGGAAAGATAACTGGGGCGTATTCTTCAACCAGTGGGCAAGTTGCGGGATACACAGAACAAATGGCAAAGGATAACGCAGAACTTGGAAGATCACATGCAAAACTAGCAGCAGAATGTCAATTGGCTATGAATAATTTAAGTGGTTCTCATATAAACGCATCTGGAGAAATTAGAAACTCTAGCGGTCAAATAGTAGGCAGTTTAAAAGATATAGTAACAGAAAACGGTCATGTAGTTAGTGGCATATACGATTTAAATGGAACGCCTATAAAAATCGAAACTAATGCAGATGGTACAATTTCAAACTTAACAGATGTCATTGAAAAAATTTCTCAAATACCAAAGGGAACACAAACCGATATAAAAATAAATGGCGAAGAGATAAATACAATAGATAAAGCTAAGCAAAAAATTGACGAAATATCAGCTAGCAATCCCGAAACAACCATAAAAATAAATGGTGAAGAAACAGCAAATGCGGAGGAAGCAAAAGCCAAACTTGACGAAATAACTAAAAGTAATCCTAATGCTAAAATAGTTATAGAATCAAGTGAAGCTGATAGCAAAGTAGATACAACAACTAAAAAAGTAGATGATTTAAACGGAAAAAAAGCAGATGCTACAGTTACGGTTGATGTTGGAAAATCTTTAACTCTATTGGATGATATAAAGAATTTATTTAATTGGATAACTGGAAGAAAAGCTACAGCAACAGTGGATGTTAATGCAAATACTGGAGATGCAACGCCACGATACACTGGTACTAGTGGAGGTAGTGATGGTTTAATAACAAAAGATGAGCACGGCTATGAGTTTACAACAGGTGAAAATGAATTGTACTACCTAGGCGCTGGAACTGGAATACTAGATCATGGTTCTAGCGTTAATGCAATGAAAAAAGATGTTTCTAACGCTGTAGATAGTCGTTTTGGAGTTGTTGTAAACAAATTACTTAGTGCTATGAGCTCACAAAATAATTTGTTGGGCAATATCTCTAGTAATACAAAAGAAAGTGCTAAAAATGGTATACAACTAAATGAAAAATTAGCAAATGGTGTTATAAATCAAATGAACTCAACAACTGGAAGTTTTACTGGACTTGAACAGCAGATAAGGCAAGCACAGTACGCAGTTGATAATGCCAATATAATGAGTATAGATAATAATGAAGCTTATGCTAAGGCTAAGGCTGAACTTGATAGGCTTAATAATTTAACAAGTAATGAAAGAAAAGCTTTAGGTGATGATGAATACCAAAGACAAAAGGACTATGCAGAAAAAGCGGTTGAAACAGCAAAGCAAGCTGCAGAACTTGAAATTGAAGTTGCAAAAAATACAGCCAAGAAAAAGCAAGAAATAGCCGAACAAAATAAAAATGCGCTTGCCAAAATAGCTGAAGCAACCACAACAGCTATTAAAAATCAGCTTACTAAAGAAAAAGAAGCTGCTGAAAAAGTTATAAATGATGAACTTTCAAATATGGAAAAAAGCTATAACAAAAAAGTTGAAGCATTAGAAAATAGAACTAAATCAAAAAGTGATAAGTTAGATAAGCAAATAGCTGAGCTAGAACAACAGAGTACAGATGATAGCAGATATAAGGAAAGAACCGATGCAAATAATAATATTAATGTACTTAAAACTAAAATGGCTAATACTGCAAGCGAAGCTGATAAAAGAGCAATAGCATTAGAAATTAAAGATGCTCAAAATGAACTAAAAGAAAAAGAGGATGCTTGGGATATTGAGGATCAGAAAGCAGCATTAGAAAAAGAAAAATCGTTATTAAGTGAAAAAGAGGATAATGAAAAAAAATCACTTGAAAAAGAATATACCAGACAAAAAGAGGCTAAGCAAAAGGAACTTAAAAATGTTGATGCATATTATGATAAATTGCTTGAGACAGACTCTATTAATGCTCAGGCAAGATACAGAATTTTAAATGATAGTCAACAAGATTTAGTTAATTTACTTAACAGTTATGCTCCAAAATGGCAGGATTCAGGACAGAGCTTAGCTGATTCGTTGATTAATGGTTTGAATTCACAACAAACATCAACAGAAGATGCTGTTAGAAATCTAATTTCTATTAGAAGTAGTAGAAGTAGTTCATCAGATTCAACTACAGGCTATGCGAGTGGTACAAGTTATAACCCTTATGCCGGACTTTATAATGTTGATGAAAATAATAAGTTCGAAATATCTAGTTCAGATGATGCTGTTGCTTATGTTTCAAAAGGTGCAGCTATTAAAAATCACATGCAATCAGAGCAGTTTATAAAATCTGAAATAGCTAAACAAGTTGGTTTAATGAAATCAGCTGTTATGCAATCACAAATGGATATGGCTAGAAGTCTAGGAGGTCTAATAGCTAAAGCTACCACAAATAATACTAAAACTGAAATATACCAGCCACAACTAAACATTCAAGAATATCATCAGCACACCAATATGGATGCAGAACAATTAGCAGATGAATTTAACGTTATGGCGTATAAGCAGAAGAAATCATAA
- a CDS encoding phage tail protein, which translates to MKKTLVWNNKKAEDEGLKIISLPPIQLSTPKIDEKSVDGRDGTLTEFKGYDSDTKSVECDYFGNDPMRLLNWLQGDGEVVFGSLPDRYYKAKINNVIPISQIIENQMYTFTIQFRCQPFGYLLDGKETLTLTSSTILNNNKATHTSKPDIKIYGSGSCAFTINSRTFNIKNIPNGSIAINSFLEEVLENKGDQMEGYFPYLDVGENAISWTGAGVTRIEIIPNWRCL; encoded by the coding sequence ATGAAAAAAACTTTAGTATGGAATAATAAAAAAGCTGAAGATGAAGGGTTAAAAATTATTTCTCTTCCACCTATCCAATTAAGTACACCAAAGATTGATGAAAAATCAGTTGATGGTAGAGATGGAACATTGACTGAATTTAAAGGATATGATTCAGATACAAAATCAGTTGAATGTGATTACTTTGGAAATGATCCAATGAGACTATTAAATTGGTTACAAGGTGATGGAGAAGTGGTTTTTGGAAGCCTTCCAGATCGATACTATAAGGCTAAAATAAATAATGTAATTCCAATATCCCAAATAATCGAGAACCAAATGTACACTTTTACTATTCAGTTTAGATGCCAACCTTTTGGATACCTATTGGATGGAAAAGAAACTTTAACGCTTACTAGTAGTACAATCCTGAATAATAATAAAGCAACTCATACAAGTAAACCTGATATAAAAATTTATGGATCAGGATCATGCGCTTTTACTATTAATTCAAGAACTTTTAATATAAAAAATATCCCTAATGGAAGCATAGCAATAAATTCATTTTTAGAAGAAGTTCTTGAAAATAAAGGTGATCAAATGGAAGGGTATTTTCCCTATTTAGATGTAGGTGAAAATGCTATAAGTTGGACTGGTGCAGGAGTTACAAGAATAGAAATTATTCCGAATTGGAGGTGTTTATAA